One genomic window of Sphingomonas ginsengisoli An et al. 2013 includes the following:
- a CDS encoding Panacea domain-containing protein, translating into MPAWSTEVGREMVLAASGFGISLNQLQLQKLIYIAHGWCLASTGEPLTGDRPDADKFGPVYARLAELLRPTRLEPVTIASFAAVELGQADASEMELIALTLREYGSLSTAQLAVVTQGQNTPWSSIYANGSGEGRDIPHALVRNQFRELGRASGFQAAAR; encoded by the coding sequence ATGCCCGCATGGTCGACCGAAGTTGGACGAGAGATGGTGCTGGCGGCATCCGGCTTTGGTATCAGCCTCAACCAACTGCAATTGCAAAAGCTGATTTATATCGCGCATGGCTGGTGCCTCGCGTCGACTGGCGAGCCGTTGACCGGTGATCGCCCTGATGCGGACAAATTCGGACCGGTGTACGCCCGCTTGGCTGAACTGCTCAGACCTACGCGTCTTGAGCCCGTGACCATCGCGTCATTCGCTGCCGTCGAACTTGGCCAGGCCGACGCATCCGAAATGGAACTAATTGCGCTGACCTTACGCGAATATGGTTCGTTGAGCACCGCACAGCTTGCTGTGGTGACGCAGGGTCAGAACACGCCATGGTCTTCAATTTACGCCAATGGTTCGGGCGAGGGTCGCGACATTCCGCATGCGTTGGTGCGGAATCAATTTCGTGAACTTGGAAGAGCCTCAGGCTTCCAAGCAGCCGCTCGCTGA
- a CDS encoding SDR family NAD(P)-dependent oxidoreductase: MVGFLSGKHALITGGGTGIGAAAAQALAAEGARLSLLGRRQEPLSAVAGETGGRAIVCDVTDPVAQARAFAAAREANGPLDIVILNAGIGDSRPFVRTERSEWDRIIATNLTALFDGAQLALPDLLAPGKRLIIVASVAGLKGAAMAAPYVASKHGAVGLARSLALEFARTGLTVNAICPSFVDTPMVDESADRIARATGKSVDEARQLLARTNANGRLIRAEEVARAILNLCHPDSGGVNGACVTIDGATSA, translated from the coding sequence ATGGTGGGATTTTTGAGCGGCAAGCATGCCCTGATCACGGGTGGTGGCACGGGCATCGGCGCCGCCGCGGCGCAAGCGTTGGCGGCGGAAGGGGCGCGACTGTCGCTGCTTGGCCGACGCCAGGAGCCGCTGAGCGCCGTCGCCGGCGAGACCGGCGGCCGGGCGATCGTCTGCGACGTCACCGACCCCGTGGCGCAGGCGCGCGCTTTTGCCGCGGCGCGCGAGGCGAACGGGCCGCTCGACATCGTCATCCTTAATGCGGGCATCGGCGACAGTCGGCCATTCGTGCGGACCGAGCGAAGCGAGTGGGACCGGATCATCGCCACCAACCTGACCGCGCTGTTCGACGGAGCGCAGCTCGCGCTTCCTGACCTTCTGGCGCCGGGCAAACGGTTGATCATCGTCGCCTCGGTCGCCGGGCTGAAGGGCGCGGCGATGGCGGCGCCTTATGTCGCCTCCAAGCATGGCGCGGTGGGATTAGCCCGCAGCCTCGCGCTCGAGTTCGCGCGCACCGGGCTGACGGTGAACGCCATCTGCCCGAGCTTCGTCGACACGCCGATGGTCGACGAGAGCGCCGACCGCATCGCGCGGGCGACGGGCAAGAGCGTCGACGAGGCCCGGCAACTGCTGGCGCGGACCAACGCCAACGGCCGACTGATCCGCGCCGAGGAGGTGGCACGGGCAATCCTCAACCTGTGCCATCCCGACAGCGGCGGCGTGAACGGCGCCTGCGTCACCATCGATGGCGCTACCTCCGCCTGA
- a CDS encoding S53 family peptidase produces the protein MSSVASAAPIERSGNGFHRAVCEHVATPGQAYCHSHVRVDARGEVIETKDQAAQPFVTPGGYSPADLKSAYKITGTGSGRTIAIVDAYGYSNAEADLAVYRAQYGLAPCTTANGCFKKVNQSGSTTSSPRDNTGWDQEAALDLDMASALCNSCKIILVQANSASLADLAAAVNTAANLGANVISNSYGGGENGATTYAAAYNHPGIAITVSSGDSGYGVQFPASAPTVTAVGGTALTKASNARGWNETAWSGAGSGCSAVFAKPSWQNDPLCATRMEADVSAVADPNTGVAVYGPTGRGTKSGWMVFGGTSVAAPVVGAIYAVAGDSVNGAQELYSKSSSLNDVTSGSNGSCGGTYQCTAGVGYDGPTGLGTPNTTAAF, from the coding sequence ATGTCCAGCGTAGCGTCGGCCGCGCCGATCGAGCGGAGCGGAAACGGCTTTCATCGTGCGGTTTGCGAGCATGTCGCCACTCCCGGTCAGGCCTATTGCCACTCGCACGTCCGCGTCGATGCGCGCGGTGAAGTGATCGAAACCAAGGATCAGGCGGCGCAGCCGTTCGTCACGCCGGGCGGCTATAGCCCGGCCGACCTCAAGAGCGCCTACAAGATCACTGGCACGGGATCGGGCCGCACCATCGCGATCGTCGACGCCTACGGCTATTCGAACGCTGAAGCCGACCTGGCCGTCTACCGGGCGCAATATGGCCTGGCGCCGTGCACCACCGCCAACGGTTGCTTCAAGAAGGTCAACCAGAGCGGCAGCACCACCAGCAGCCCGCGCGACAACACCGGCTGGGATCAGGAAGCCGCGCTCGACCTCGATATGGCGAGCGCCCTGTGCAACAGCTGCAAGATCATCCTGGTGCAGGCCAACAGCGCCAGCCTCGCTGACCTTGCGGCCGCGGTGAACACCGCCGCCAACCTCGGCGCGAACGTCATCTCCAACAGCTACGGCGGTGGCGAGAATGGCGCGACCACCTACGCGGCCGCCTACAACCATCCCGGCATCGCCATCACGGTGAGTTCGGGTGACAGCGGCTACGGCGTGCAGTTCCCGGCGAGCGCGCCGACCGTCACCGCTGTCGGTGGCACCGCGCTGACCAAGGCGTCGAATGCGCGCGGCTGGAACGAGACCGCCTGGTCGGGTGCGGGCAGCGGCTGCAGCGCCGTCTTCGCCAAGCCGTCGTGGCAGAATGACCCGCTGTGCGCCACGCGCATGGAAGCGGACGTCTCGGCGGTCGCCGATCCCAACACCGGCGTCGCCGTCTACGGTCCGACCGGTCGCGGCACAAAGTCCGGCTGGATGGTCTTCGGCGGCACCAGCGTCGCCGCGCCGGTTGTCGGCGCGATCTACGCGGTCGCCGGCGACAGCGTGAACGGGGCGCAGGAGCTGTACAGCAAGAGCAGCAGCCTCAATGATGTGACCTCGGGCTCGAACGGCAGCTGCGGCGGCACCTACCAGTGCACCGCCGGTGTCGGCTATGACGGCCCGACGGGTCTGGGCACGCCGAACACCACGGCCGCCTTCTGA
- a CDS encoding secretin N-terminal domain-containing protein, whose protein sequence is MKRFLLAVQALLLICALPTEAGAQTRPMPVQAVLREVKLISESANDTRLQLTFEPKTNSYGPTGLDRGRPGIGFASTVRGNSAVSPPLRGLVRTIDFDQQGSVLLLHFGTAAPGANVSAVQTGDKVIEVDVSTGVPAGPVKTDIPTGATSGLPAASEPPPGEDGYELVRLKYADVSEVVGLLTEGVTVKSNDLFLPREPAFGSSGLTGANSYSSAQTSQSPGTNDDPLGQSVDSSMAIDRRLNAIWLKGSPDRIARMKAMIALIDVPLDSVILETQFLELTESGSKAIGIDFTNANGQVGVFTVGSGGFIPVGVSQGCSSDGNGNRSCSGHVTGASFQAAIYAQIAKGNGRIVSKPRISAQSGSTAKIITGDALPILTAITLSGVNGVSQQVQYVNVGVTLQIAPRVSEDGYVMSHVFCVVSSVSGYSQGYPTISQREAETSATVHDGESFVIGGLTQEDVINSKSKIPLLGDIPLVGQAFRTDRSTRAKTELYIVVTPHVIRRGSAVGVPSTVQIPASALQ, encoded by the coding sequence GTGAAGCGGTTCCTTCTGGCGGTGCAGGCCCTGTTGCTGATCTGCGCCTTGCCAACCGAAGCCGGAGCGCAGACGCGCCCAATGCCGGTCCAGGCAGTCCTGCGCGAGGTCAAGCTGATCAGCGAATCGGCGAACGACACCCGGCTGCAACTGACCTTCGAACCCAAGACGAACAGCTACGGACCGACAGGCCTCGACCGCGGCCGGCCCGGCATTGGCTTTGCCAGCACCGTGCGCGGCAACAGCGCCGTGTCGCCGCCGCTCCGCGGCCTGGTCCGCACCATCGATTTCGACCAGCAGGGCTCGGTCCTCCTGCTCCACTTCGGCACCGCCGCCCCCGGCGCGAACGTCAGTGCCGTGCAGACCGGCGACAAGGTGATCGAGGTCGACGTCTCGACCGGCGTCCCCGCAGGGCCGGTGAAGACCGACATCCCGACCGGCGCCACCAGCGGCTTGCCCGCCGCCAGCGAGCCGCCGCCCGGCGAGGACGGCTATGAGCTCGTTCGCCTCAAATATGCCGACGTTTCCGAAGTGGTCGGACTGCTGACCGAGGGCGTGACCGTCAAGTCGAACGACCTGTTCCTGCCGCGCGAGCCGGCGTTCGGCTCGTCGGGCCTGACCGGCGCCAACAGCTACAGCAGCGCGCAGACCAGCCAGTCGCCGGGGACCAACGACGATCCGCTCGGCCAGTCGGTCGACAGCTCGATGGCGATCGACCGCCGCTTGAACGCAATCTGGCTCAAGGGCTCGCCCGACCGCATTGCGCGGATGAAGGCGATGATCGCCTTGATCGACGTCCCGCTCGACAGCGTGATCCTCGAGACCCAGTTCCTCGAACTGACCGAGAGTGGTTCCAAGGCGATCGGAATCGACTTCACCAACGCCAACGGTCAGGTCGGCGTCTTCACCGTCGGCTCGGGCGGCTTCATCCCGGTCGGCGTGTCGCAGGGGTGCAGCAGCGACGGCAATGGCAATCGCAGTTGCTCGGGCCACGTCACCGGCGCGTCCTTCCAGGCCGCGATCTACGCCCAGATCGCCAAGGGCAACGGGCGCATCGTCTCAAAGCCGCGGATTTCGGCGCAGAGCGGCTCGACCGCCAAGATTATCACCGGCGACGCGCTGCCGATCCTGACCGCCATCACCCTGTCGGGCGTCAACGGCGTCAGCCAGCAGGTGCAATACGTCAACGTCGGCGTCACCCTCCAAATCGCCCCCCGCGTCAGCGAGGACGGCTATGTGATGAGCCACGTGTTCTGCGTGGTCTCGAGCGTGTCAGGCTACAGCCAGGGCTATCCGACGATCAGCCAGCGCGAGGCCGAGACCTCGGCCACCGTCCACGATGGCGAGAGCTTCGTGATCGGCGGCCTGACCCAGGAAGACGTCATCAACAGCAAGTCGAAGATCCCGCTGCTCGGCGACATTCCGCTGGTCGGCCAGGCCTTCCGCACCGATCGTTCGACCCGCGCCAAGACCGAGCTCTACATCGTGGTGACCCCGCATGTGATCCGCCGCGGCTCGGCGGTGGGCGTCCCCTCGACGGTGCAGATCCCGGCCAGCGCGCTGCAGTAG
- a CDS encoding S-(hydroxymethyl)glutathione dehydrogenase/class III alcohol dehydrogenase: MKTRAAVAFEAKRPLEIVEVDLEGPKAGEVLVEIMATGICHTDAYTLDGLDSEGLFPSILGHEGAGIVREVGAGVTSVAPGDHVIPLYTPECRQCKSCLSGKTNLCTAIRATQGKGVMPDGTSRFSYRGQPIFHYMGCSTFSNFTVLPEIAVAKIREDAPFKTSCYIGCGVTTGVGAVTTTAKVQAGDNVVVFGLGGIGLNVIQGARLVGAAKIIGIDLNPDREEWGRRFGMTHFLNTKGMSREEIVARVVELTDGGADYSFDATGNTEVMRTALECCHRGWGTSVIIGVAEAGKEIATRPFQLVTGRNWRGTAFGGVKGRTGVPKIVDWYMDGKISIDPMITHVLSLDEINRGFELMHNGESIRSVVVY, from the coding sequence ATGAAGACCCGTGCCGCCGTCGCCTTCGAAGCCAAGCGTCCGCTCGAAATCGTCGAGGTCGACCTCGAGGGGCCAAAGGCTGGCGAGGTGCTGGTCGAGATCATGGCGACGGGCATCTGCCATACCGACGCCTACACGCTCGACGGCTTGGACAGCGAAGGGCTGTTCCCCTCGATCCTCGGCCACGAAGGCGCCGGCATCGTCCGCGAGGTCGGCGCGGGCGTGACCTCGGTCGCGCCGGGCGATCACGTCATCCCGCTTTACACGCCCGAATGCCGCCAGTGTAAGTCGTGCCTGTCTGGCAAGACCAACTTGTGCACCGCGATCCGCGCGACCCAGGGCAAGGGGGTCATGCCCGACGGCACCAGCCGCTTCAGCTACCGCGGCCAACCGATCTTCCATTACATGGGCTGCTCGACCTTCTCGAACTTCACCGTCCTCCCCGAGATCGCGGTGGCCAAGATCCGTGAGGACGCGCCGTTCAAGACCAGCTGCTACATCGGCTGCGGAGTGACCACCGGGGTCGGTGCGGTGACCACCACCGCCAAGGTCCAGGCGGGCGACAATGTCGTGGTGTTCGGGCTCGGCGGCATCGGCCTCAACGTCATCCAGGGCGCGCGGCTGGTCGGCGCGGCGAAGATCATCGGGATCGACCTCAACCCCGACCGCGAGGAATGGGGGCGTCGGTTCGGCATGACCCACTTCCTCAACACCAAGGGGATGAGCCGCGAGGAGATCGTCGCCAGGGTGGTCGAGCTGACCGACGGCGGCGCCGACTACAGCTTCGACGCGACCGGCAACACCGAGGTGATGCGCACCGCGCTCGAATGCTGTCACCGCGGGTGGGGAACGTCGGTGATCATCGGGGTCGCCGAGGCGGGCAAGGAGATCGCCACCCGCCCCTTCCAGCTCGTCACCGGCCGCAACTGGCGCGGCACCGCGTTCGGCGGGGTCAAAGGCCGCACTGGCGTCCCCAAGATCGTCGACTGGTATATGGATGGGAAGATTTCGATCGACCCGATGATCACCCACGTGCTGTCGCTCGACGAGATCAACCGCGGGTTCGAGCTGATGCACAATGGCGAAAGCATTCGTAGCGTGGTGGTTTACTGA